The following coding sequences are from one Microbulbifer sp. TB1203 window:
- a CDS encoding VOC family protein, which yields MSKKIFVNLPVADLGKSIEFFSRLGFDFNAQFTDETATCMVISDSIFVMLLTREKFSSFTPGMEICDTGKSTEVLICLSADSREEVDALISKATAAGGSAFREPEDHGFMYGRAFRDLDGHIWEVVWMDPAALQQAG from the coding sequence ATGTCCAAAAAGATTTTTGTAAACCTGCCCGTCGCTGACCTGGGAAAATCCATCGAGTTCTTTTCCCGGCTCGGATTCGACTTCAATGCCCAGTTTACCGACGAAACTGCAACCTGCATGGTTATCAGCGACAGTATTTTCGTCATGCTGCTCACCCGTGAGAAGTTCAGCAGCTTTACGCCGGGTATGGAGATCTGTGACACGGGCAAGAGCACTGAGGTGCTGATCTGCCTGTCCGCTGACAGCCGGGAAGAGGTCGATGCATTGATCAGTAAAGCCACCGCAGCGGGCGGCAGCGCGTTCAGAGAGCCTGAAGACCACGGTTTTATGTACGGCCGCGCTTTTCGGGACCTGGACGGCCATATCTGGGAAGTTGTGTGGATGGACCCCGCTGCGCTGCAACAGGCCGGTTGA
- a CDS encoding LysR family transcriptional regulator, translating to MSNLNDLRLFVEAARLGSLSAAARSLERTPAAASASLKRLEKELKVRLVERNTRSLRLTAEGLLFRERVAPALALLEDARQSVHRDCADVSGEIRLTAPVDFARQWLRPLTDEFQVLHPQVRFTLLVGDTMRDLVSEPLDLALRYGELPDSALVARRVMANRRLVVGAPEYFERHGRPSHPQDLLAHNCVIYLSQGQPYRRWLFQRRSETVVVEVSGDRICNDGALVREWVLDGAGLAYKSELDVRGDIEAGRLEPAFRDWQGSSAPLNAVYPGTGPRPVRVRRFVEFLTDRLGE from the coding sequence ATGTCCAATCTCAACGACCTGCGCTTGTTTGTCGAAGCCGCCCGGCTGGGCTCACTGAGCGCCGCCGCGCGCAGCCTGGAGCGAACCCCGGCGGCGGCCAGCGCGAGCCTCAAGCGGCTGGAAAAGGAGTTGAAGGTGCGCCTGGTGGAGCGCAATACCCGCAGCCTGCGCCTCACCGCGGAGGGACTGCTGTTTCGCGAGCGGGTCGCCCCCGCGCTGGCGCTGCTGGAAGACGCCCGGCAGTCGGTGCACCGCGACTGCGCCGACGTCAGCGGCGAGATACGCCTGACCGCGCCGGTGGACTTTGCCCGCCAGTGGCTGCGTCCGCTGACGGACGAATTCCAGGTTCTGCACCCGCAGGTGCGCTTCACCCTGCTGGTCGGCGACACGATGCGCGACCTGGTTTCGGAACCCCTTGATCTCGCCCTGCGCTACGGCGAACTGCCGGACTCGGCGCTGGTGGCGCGCCGCGTGATGGCCAACCGCCGCTTGGTGGTGGGCGCCCCGGAATATTTTGAACGGCACGGCCGGCCAAGCCATCCCCAGGACCTGCTTGCCCACAACTGTGTCATCTACCTGAGTCAGGGCCAGCCCTATCGCCGCTGGCTTTTCCAGCGTCGCAGCGAAACCGTGGTGGTGGAAGTGAGCGGCGACCGCATCTGCAACGACGGCGCACTGGTGCGCGAGTGGGTGCTGGACGGCGCCGGCCTGGCCTATAAAAGCGAGCTGGATGTGCGCGGGGATATCGAGGCCGGCAGGCTGGAGCCGGCGTTCAGAGACTGGCAGGGCAGCTCAGCACCGCTGAATGCGGTGTATCCCGGTACGGGGCCCAGACCGGTGCGGGTGCGGCGGTTTGTGGAGTTTTTAACGGATCGTTTGGGAGAGTAA
- a CDS encoding MFS transporter — MIEAVGKAPRLPLALLALTAGAFGIGVTEFVIMGLLLEMSTDLSVSIPAAGMLISGYALGVVLGAPLMTALTAVWPHKRTLLVLMAVFTLGNAACALAPGYEILMLARVVTAFAHGTFFGVGSIVATGLVAPERKASAIAIMFTGLTVANILGVPFGTWLGQAFNWRATFWAVTLVGLMALAVIALFVPGDRSAPPAPDWRADLRALVRAPVLLGLLTTVLGFGSMFVVFTYIAPILTQISGFADAAVSPILLVFGAGLIAGNLLGGRLADRWLVPSVIGSLLVLAAVLGLMTFAVHSKIFAVISVGLLGAAAFATVPPLQMWVLSKAEGAGQNLASSFNIAAFNLGNAIGAWLGGAVIDSNLGLHALAWVAALVPLAATVTALWSLRLEKSPVITTQPVHADKN; from the coding sequence ATGATTGAAGCTGTCGGCAAGGCCCCGCGCCTGCCGTTGGCACTGCTGGCGCTCACCGCCGGCGCCTTCGGTATCGGCGTCACCGAATTTGTGATTATGGGCCTGTTGCTGGAAATGAGCACCGACTTGTCGGTGTCCATTCCCGCAGCCGGCATGCTGATTTCCGGCTACGCTCTGGGGGTGGTTTTGGGGGCGCCGCTGATGACCGCGCTGACCGCCGTCTGGCCGCACAAACGTACGCTGCTGGTGCTAATGGCGGTTTTCACCCTGGGCAATGCCGCCTGCGCCCTGGCACCCGGCTACGAAATCCTGATGCTGGCGCGGGTGGTGACCGCCTTTGCCCACGGCACATTTTTCGGTGTGGGCTCCATTGTCGCCACCGGCCTGGTGGCACCGGAAAGAAAAGCCTCGGCGATCGCAATCATGTTCACCGGCCTGACGGTGGCAAACATTCTCGGCGTGCCCTTCGGTACCTGGCTGGGGCAGGCGTTCAACTGGCGCGCCACCTTCTGGGCGGTAACCCTGGTGGGACTGATGGCCCTGGCGGTGATCGCGCTGTTTGTACCGGGGGACCGGTCCGCACCTCCGGCGCCGGACTGGCGCGCTGACCTCCGCGCACTGGTGCGGGCGCCGGTGTTGCTGGGTCTGCTGACCACAGTGCTGGGCTTCGGCAGCATGTTCGTGGTGTTCACCTATATTGCTCCCATCCTCACGCAGATCAGCGGTTTTGCCGACGCAGCAGTGTCGCCGATCCTGCTGGTGTTCGGCGCCGGGCTGATCGCCGGCAACCTGCTCGGCGGGCGTCTGGCGGATCGCTGGCTGGTGCCCTCGGTTATCGGCAGCCTGCTGGTGCTGGCGGCGGTGTTGGGTCTGATGACTTTTGCCGTGCACAGCAAAATTTTCGCAGTGATTTCTGTTGGCCTATTGGGTGCCGCCGCCTTCGCCACCGTGCCGCCGCTGCAGATGTGGGTGCTGTCCAAAGCCGAGGGGGCCGGCCAGAACCTGGCTTCCAGTTTCAATATCGCCGCGTTCAATCTGGGCAACGCCATCGGCGCCTGGTTGGGCGGCGCGGTGATCGATTCCAACCTGGGGTTGCACGCGCTCGCCTGGGTGGCCGCGCTGGTGCCGCTGGCCGCCACTGTTACCGCGCTGTGGAGCTTGCGGCTGGAAAAATCACCGGTAATTACTACTCAACCTGTCCATGCGGATAAGAACTGA
- a CDS encoding SDR family oxidoreductase produces MKIDLSGKTAVVSGSTLGIGFAIAWGLAECGAAVVINGRNQPGVDDAVATLKKDFPDAEVRGVAADLGTADGCAALVKAEPTADILVNNLGIYQLQDFFEIPDEEWTRFFEVNVLSGVRLSRAYLPGMLEKNWGRVIFLSSESALNIPGDMIHYGFTKTANLAVSRGLAKRLAGTGVTVNAVLPGPTLSEGVGEMLEEDAKMAGVSIEEAGVNFVKEERSSSIIQRPATVEEVANMVVYAVSPQASATTGAALRVDGGVVETIA; encoded by the coding sequence ATGAAAATCGATCTTTCCGGAAAAACCGCCGTTGTATCCGGCTCCACCCTGGGTATCGGCTTTGCCATTGCCTGGGGCCTTGCCGAATGCGGCGCCGCGGTGGTGATCAACGGCCGCAATCAGCCGGGAGTGGACGACGCGGTCGCCACGCTGAAGAAGGATTTTCCCGATGCCGAGGTGCGCGGTGTGGCCGCCGACCTGGGCACCGCAGACGGTTGTGCGGCGCTGGTCAAGGCCGAGCCCACGGCGGATATTCTGGTCAACAACCTGGGTATCTACCAGCTGCAGGATTTTTTCGAAATACCCGACGAGGAGTGGACGCGCTTTTTCGAAGTGAATGTGCTCTCCGGGGTGCGCCTGTCCCGGGCCTATCTGCCGGGGATGCTGGAAAAGAACTGGGGACGGGTGATTTTCCTCTCGTCGGAATCGGCGCTGAATATTCCCGGGGACATGATCCACTACGGTTTTACCAAAACCGCCAACCTGGCCGTTTCCCGCGGCCTCGCCAAACGCTTAGCCGGCACCGGGGTGACCGTGAACGCGGTACTGCCGGGACCGACATTGTCCGAAGGCGTTGGGGAAATGCTGGAGGAGGATGCGAAAATGGCCGGCGTGTCGATCGAGGAAGCCGGTGTGAACTTCGTGAAAGAGGAGCGCTCCAGTTCCATTATCCAGCGTCCGGCGACGGTAGAGGAGGTGGCGAACATGGTGGTTTACGCGGTCTCGCCCCAGGCTTCCGCCACCACCGGTGCGGCCCTGCGGGTGGACGGGGGCGTGGTGGAGACCATCGCCTGA
- a CDS encoding SGNH/GDSL hydrolase family protein yields MEFNKHSAPQRRFLGLLLVWMFFAVSLAQASGESEGNWIATWTASPQPRWNGDFALPTNTPFHLWNQTLRQVARVSIGGERVRVVLSNKYGSRPLRIGAAHLALAGDESEVVPGSGHALAFSGDKSPMIPAGAEVVSDPVELAVTPLQQLAISVFLPEPTPPETFHWDGLQTAYIGAGNQVDAQEIEAPETTNTRIFLSGILVDAAEEARTVVAFGDSITDGNASSLNANHRWPDFLAARLTEKNIAVVNGGISGARLLDNIMGENALARFERDVLAQPGVETVIVLMGINDIGWPGSALAPEKKVPAAERLIAAYRQLITRTHIRGVRIIGATLTPFEGALDQSPMAGYYSAEKEKVRRAVNHWIRSSGEFDGVIDFDAITRDPKRPSRFLPAYDSGDHLHPGDEGYRAMAESIDLRLL; encoded by the coding sequence ATGGAATTTAATAAACACAGTGCCCCGCAGCGCCGTTTTCTTGGCCTGCTCCTGGTCTGGATGTTTTTTGCCGTATCGCTGGCGCAGGCCTCAGGGGAAAGCGAAGGAAACTGGATTGCCACCTGGACCGCCAGCCCGCAGCCGCGCTGGAACGGCGACTTCGCCCTGCCCACCAATACCCCCTTCCACCTGTGGAACCAGACTCTGCGCCAGGTGGCGCGGGTTAGCATTGGCGGCGAGAGGGTGCGGGTGGTGCTGTCCAACAAGTACGGTTCCCGGCCCCTGCGCATCGGTGCCGCACACCTGGCGCTGGCCGGCGATGAATCGGAGGTTGTCCCCGGCTCTGGTCACGCGTTGGCATTTTCCGGTGACAAGTCGCCGATGATTCCGGCGGGTGCCGAAGTGGTCAGCGACCCGGTGGAGCTGGCGGTGACGCCACTGCAGCAACTCGCGATCAGTGTCTTCCTGCCCGAGCCGACGCCGCCGGAAACCTTTCATTGGGACGGGTTGCAGACTGCCTATATCGGTGCGGGCAACCAAGTGGACGCTCAAGAGATAGAAGCCCCGGAAACGACCAATACGCGGATTTTCCTCAGCGGCATCCTGGTGGATGCTGCTGAGGAAGCGCGCACGGTGGTGGCTTTCGGCGATTCAATCACCGATGGCAATGCCTCCAGCCTGAACGCCAACCACCGCTGGCCGGATTTTCTCGCCGCGCGCCTGACGGAGAAAAATATCGCGGTGGTCAACGGGGGCATTTCCGGCGCGCGCCTGCTCGACAACATTATGGGAGAGAATGCCCTGGCCCGTTTCGAGCGGGACGTATTGGCCCAGCCGGGTGTAGAGACCGTTATTGTTCTGATGGGAATCAACGATATCGGCTGGCCGGGCTCGGCACTGGCGCCGGAGAAAAAAGTTCCCGCTGCGGAGCGGTTGATCGCCGCCTATCGGCAGTTGATTACCCGGACACATATTCGCGGTGTGCGGATTATCGGCGCCACCCTGACGCCCTTCGAGGGCGCCCTGGACCAGTCCCCGATGGCGGGTTACTACTCCGCGGAAAAAGAAAAGGTGCGGCGGGCGGTCAACCATTGGATTCGCAGTTCCGGGGAGTTCGACGGGGTGATCGATTTCGATGCGATAACCAGGGACCCGAAGCGCCCCTCCCGTTTCCTGCCCGCCTATGACTCCGGCGACCACCTGCATCCGGGAGACGAGGGGTACCGGGCGATGGCGGAGTCGATCGACCTTCGGCTGCTGTAA
- a CDS encoding MFS transporter, with protein MSSPSPAIPAIPVALDERSGAASRSGLAEFALALGGFGIGTSEFVIMGLLNRVATDLSVAPPDVGYAISSYALGVVVGAPIISVLAARVPRRALLIVLMIVFALGNIASALAPGFWSFVALRFVAGLPHGAYFGVAALVAAAAVAPHQRARAVARVMSGLTVAILIGAPLGTWAGNLFGWQLAFTAVGAIALLTALLVWCFVPVQPQDPEASPLRELSALLKHRVLFTLGIAGVGFGGMFAIFSYVMPTLTEQAGMAESLGPLVLALFGVGGILGNLIGARVADWDLLRAIPLILIWCAAVQGLFYFAANTLWLGMLFVGLVGTSMALGAPLQTRLMDVAEGGQTLAASLNHAAFNLANALGAWLAGVTVKAGFAWSSTGLVGTVLALGGLLVFFAGRWVEKRGGGVVPVSG; from the coding sequence ATGTCCTCCCCGTCTCCCGCTATTCCCGCTATACCCGTCGCGCTCGACGAGCGTTCCGGCGCCGCCTCCCGTTCCGGGCTGGCCGAATTCGCCCTGGCCCTGGGCGGTTTCGGTATCGGCACCAGTGAATTTGTGATTATGGGCCTGCTGAACCGGGTGGCCACCGATCTGAGCGTTGCGCCACCGGATGTGGGCTATGCGATCAGCAGCTATGCCCTGGGGGTGGTGGTGGGCGCGCCGATTATTTCCGTGCTGGCCGCGCGAGTGCCGAGGCGGGCGCTGCTGATTGTTCTGATGATTGTCTTCGCCCTGGGCAATATCGCCAGCGCGCTGGCGCCGGGCTTCTGGTCCTTCGTGGCGCTGCGTTTCGTCGCCGGCCTGCCCCATGGGGCCTATTTCGGCGTGGCCGCGCTGGTCGCCGCGGCGGCGGTGGCGCCGCACCAGCGGGCGCGGGCGGTGGCGCGGGTGATGAGCGGCCTGACGGTGGCGATTCTGATCGGCGCGCCACTGGGCACCTGGGCCGGCAACCTGTTCGGCTGGCAGCTGGCCTTCACTGCGGTGGGTGCCATAGCGCTGCTCACCGCGCTGCTGGTGTGGTGCTTTGTGCCGGTGCAGCCTCAGGACCCGGAGGCCAGTCCGCTGCGCGAGCTGTCGGCGCTGCTCAAGCACCGGGTACTGTTTACTCTGGGGATTGCCGGGGTCGGCTTCGGGGGCATGTTCGCTATTTTCAGCTATGTGATGCCGACCCTCACCGAGCAGGCGGGTATGGCCGAGTCCCTCGGGCCGCTGGTACTGGCGCTGTTCGGAGTGGGCGGGATCCTCGGCAATCTGATCGGCGCGCGGGTGGCGGACTGGGATCTGCTGCGTGCGATTCCGCTGATTCTGATCTGGTGCGCCGCGGTGCAGGGGCTGTTTTACTTCGCCGCCAATACCCTGTGGCTGGGGATGTTGTTCGTCGGCCTGGTGGGGACCAGCATGGCCCTGGGCGCGCCGCTGCAGACGCGGCTGATGGACGTGGCCGAGGGTGGCCAGACCCTGGCCGCCTCTCTCAATCATGCAGCCTTTAACCTGGCCAACGCGCTGGGCGCCTGGCTGGCCGGTGTGACGGTGAAGGCCGGTTTCGCCTGGTCCTCCACCGGGCTGGTGGGCACGGTATTGGCTCTCGGCGGCCTGCTGGTGTTTTTTGCCGGGCGCTGGGTGGAAAAACGTGGCGGCGGGGTGGTGCCGGTGAGCGGTTGA
- a CDS encoding rhodanese-like domain-containing protein, with protein sequence MKAITREDLERMNETQKEDFVLINVLPREEFKKEHIRTSINIPQDSEDFVETVEKVAGGKDREVVVYCANFDCPASPEAAKKLDKAGFRHVLDYEGGTEDWMEHHH encoded by the coding sequence ATGAAGGCCATCACCCGTGAGGATCTGGAACGTATGAATGAAACCCAAAAGGAGGATTTTGTGCTTATCAATGTCCTTCCCCGGGAAGAATTCAAAAAGGAACATATCCGCACTTCCATCAACATTCCCCAAGACAGCGAGGACTTCGTCGAAACAGTGGAAAAAGTCGCCGGTGGCAAGGACCGTGAAGTGGTAGTGTATTGTGCGAACTTCGACTGCCCTGCTTCGCCGGAAGCCGCCAAAAAACTGGACAAGGCCGGGTTTCGTCATGTCCTCGACTATGAGGGCGGTACGGAAGACTGGATGGAACACCACCACTAA
- a CDS encoding zinc-binding alcohol dehydrogenase family protein → MKAIGYYNSLPVDDEQSLVGLELPRPSPGPRDILVKIEAVSVNPVDTKVRANAAPPEGNARILGFDAAGTVEEVGAEVMLFKKGDQVFYAGAIDRPGSNSEYQLVDERIAARKPESLSFAEAAALPLTSITAWELLFDRLRVPYGIKTQNDALLIINGAGGVGSILTQLARRLTGLTVIATASRPETVAWCQSMGAHHVINHHNPLDRELKEIGIPRVRYVASLTGTEQHLPAIIELLEPLGAMAVIDDPATLDIKPFKSKGLSVHWEYMFARPVYQTADMIEQHRLLSEVAALVDAGVLKTTLKEELGTINAANLRRAHGKQESGRCIGKNVLAGF, encoded by the coding sequence ATGAAAGCGATCGGCTACTACAACTCCCTGCCCGTCGACGACGAGCAGTCCCTAGTCGGCCTGGAACTGCCCAGGCCCTCACCGGGGCCGCGGGATATTCTGGTCAAGATTGAGGCAGTGTCGGTCAACCCGGTGGACACCAAGGTGCGCGCCAATGCCGCGCCGCCGGAGGGCAACGCGCGCATCCTCGGCTTCGACGCCGCCGGCACGGTCGAGGAAGTGGGCGCCGAAGTGATGCTGTTCAAAAAGGGGGATCAGGTCTTCTACGCTGGCGCCATCGACCGGCCCGGCAGCAACAGTGAATACCAACTGGTGGACGAGCGCATCGCCGCGCGCAAGCCGGAATCCCTGTCTTTCGCCGAGGCCGCCGCCCTGCCGCTGACTTCCATCACCGCCTGGGAACTGCTATTCGACCGGCTCCGCGTCCCCTACGGCATAAAAACCCAAAACGATGCCCTGCTGATTATCAACGGCGCCGGCGGGGTCGGTTCCATCCTGACCCAGCTCGCCCGCCGACTGACCGGCCTCACGGTGATCGCCACCGCCTCGCGCCCGGAAACCGTCGCCTGGTGCCAGTCCATGGGCGCGCACCATGTGATCAATCACCACAACCCGCTGGATCGCGAGCTGAAGGAAATCGGCATTCCCCGGGTGCGCTATGTCGCCTCCCTAACCGGCACCGAACAGCACCTGCCGGCCATCATCGAACTGCTCGAACCCCTGGGCGCTATGGCGGTGATCGACGATCCGGCGACGCTGGATATCAAGCCCTTCAAGAGCAAAGGCCTGTCCGTGCACTGGGAATATATGTTTGCCCGGCCGGTTTATCAGACAGCGGATATGATCGAGCAACATCGCCTACTCAGCGAGGTCGCCGCGCTGGTGGACGCCGGCGTGCTGAAGACCACGCTGAAGGAAGAGCTCGGCACCATCAATGCCGCCAACTTGCGCAGGGCACACGGGAAGCAGGAGAGCGGGCGCTGTATCGGCAAGAATGTGCTGGCCGGCTTCTGA